A genome region from Lactobacillus sp. ESL0791 includes the following:
- a CDS encoding CPBP family intramembrane glutamic endopeptidase — MRIITTETAVEKIFMTVGFYFFDEICIRLIFRLCLGSRRSELLFVKLIRDIITLFIFLVFIFYTKIVTKHDFRISLGKLFFVCLLVFIFLVTTGDTKQEVNIRTIFHALIFSPIIEEVISRKVIFSGLTESGHLVLGIILSTLLFVSLHADFSIPGLIYFSILSFALMLLQLWTNSIINSILLHSFVNFAILFIF; from the coding sequence TTGAGAATTATAACTACTGAGACTGCTGTTGAAAAAATTTTTATGACAGTAGGATTTTATTTTTTTGATGAAATATGCATAAGATTAATTTTTAGATTATGTTTGGGATCTCGAAGGTCTGAGCTTCTTTTTGTTAAACTGATCCGAGATATAATAACCTTGTTTATTTTTCTTGTATTCATTTTTTATACAAAAATAGTTACAAAACATGATTTCAGAATTTCACTTGGCAAATTATTTTTTGTATGTTTGCTAGTGTTTATTTTTCTTGTGACTACGGGCGATACAAAGCAAGAGGTTAATATTCGTACAATTTTTCATGCTTTAATATTTTCCCCAATTATTGAAGAAGTGATTTCAAGAAAAGTGATTTTTTCTGGATTAACAGAATCAGGACACCTTGTTTTAGGCATTATTCTCAGTACTCTTTTGTTCGTTTCATTACATGCTGATTTCAGCATACCTGGATTGATTTATTTCTCAATATTGAGTTTCGCATTAATGCTACTTCAGCTATGGACCAACAGTATCATTAACAGTATTTTATTACACTCATTTGTAAATTTCGCAATTTTATTTATTTTTTGA